The following is a genomic window from Saprospiraceae bacterium.
CCGGCTGGAAAAATTTTGGGTAAATACAGTTTTCAGGATGATCTGAAAAATGCAGATGGATCGTGCATGATTGTTGTGGCTACTGATGCCCCTCTACTGGAAAGAAACCTGGAGAGAATGGCTCAAAGGGCCATGATGGGCCTTGCAAAAGCAGGCGGAATAGCCTCCAATGGTTCAGGGGACTACGTCATAGCATTCAGTACTGCCGAAAAGCTGCGACAGGATCACCAATCTAAAAAACTGGCTTTGGATACCTTTGCAGTATTGAATAATAATGATATGAGCCCGTTATTTCTTGCCACCATTGAAGCTACTGAAGAAGCCATTATCAATTCTCTTTTTGCAGCGGAGAACATGAAAGGTGTGGATGGAAATATGGTTGAAAAAATTCCTGTTGATAGAGTTACTTCGTGGTTTAGTAAAAAATGAGCAGCATGTAGTTACTTCATTAATTATCTGTTAATAAATTAATTACAAATTATCATTGTACTTTATATGTTAATTATCAAAAAAATATATGAATTTCGAATTGCAAATCCACATTATTATCGTTACTTTTGTATCAGGGAAATAATGTTTCTCATTTAAGTGCTGTTTAGTTGATTGAGTCCGACCCCAAAAAACGTCGGACTTTTTTTTTGCATAGCTTCAAATTCTACGTTATGAAAGCTCGGATATTTACTATACTTTTCACTACTTCTTTATTTTTTTCTTCCTCAGGCCAATCATGGTTAAGAAATGACGAACATGAGGATTTTGAAGAACAGATCATTCATTTTAACGATTACTGGAAAGACAAACCTCCCGGTAAAGGCGAAGGTTACAATCAATTCAAAAGATTTGAATACTTCTATGAATCTCGACTCGCCGAAGATGGTCACCTTCCTTCCGCTGATATCAATTTTAAAACATGGGAAACTTACTTAAAAAATTATAAATACTCGGGATCAAGAAACAGTCAATCTAATTGGTTGCCTTCAGGTCCAAGTGCCCCATCCAATTCTGCACCTTATCAGAATATAGGAAGGGTAAATTGTATGGCATTTCATCCTACCAATCCTAATATCCTATGGGTTGGAACTCCTGCAGGAGGTATTTGGAAGACTACCAATCATGGAGACTCGTGGATTCCAATGACAGACAATATGCCCAATTTGGGTGTGTCATCTATTGTCATTGACCCAACAAACCCGGATATTATCTACTGGGCTACAGGTGATGGAGACGGACGAAATACTTTCACCATAGGGGTATTAAAATCTGTCAACGGCGGTGCTGCCTGGTATACGACAGGATTTACTTCTCTCCTATCCACTCAGCACAGGATATTTAAGATGGTGATGCATCCTACTGACCGAAATACACTGCTCATAGCTACTACCAATGGTATCTGGAAAACTACTAATGGTGGTGCCAACTGGACACAGTCATCGTCCAGCTGGTGGCCGGATATAGAGTATCACCCAACAAATTCCTCCATCATGTACTCAGCAAATTGGGTTTCGGGAGCTTCCAAAATATACCTCTCGACCAACGGAGGAACTTCTTGGGTGGCAAAAGCAAATATTTCGACCAATCTTGGACGAATAGCTATAGCCGTACATCCGGCAAATCCTGACAAAGTAATAGCCATCTGCACAAGAAATGACAATGGAGGGCTGGAAGGAATATATGAAAGTAATGATTTAGCGGAGTCATTTCAAAAAATTTATGCTGTGGATAATGCTGAACAAAATATTCATGGGTCTTATTTCACAGGTAGTAATGTAAGTACCAAAGGTCAGGGTGGTTATAACAACGCTTTTATTATCAATCCAAAAAATCCACAGGAACTCTTTGTAGGAGGTGTAAACACATGGAAGAGTCTTGATGGTGGTAAAACATGGAAGATCAATACTTATTGGGTCGGAAATTCTTCAGGAGTTCAGGTAGTTCATGCAGATAAACATAATTTTTATTACCATCCATTACTCCCCAATCGACTGTATGATTGCAATGATGGAGGTCTCAATTACACCGACAACAATGGAAATAACTGGGAAGATATCTCCACTGGACTCAACATCAGCCAGATATACAGGATAGGCATTACTGAACAAAATAATAAGACAGTTATGGCTGGACTTCAGGATAATGGATCAAAAAACTTTTCGTTAGGTAGTTGGACTGATGT
Proteins encoded in this region:
- a CDS encoding T9SS type A sorting domain-containing protein; this translates as MKARIFTILFTTSLFFSSSGQSWLRNDEHEDFEEQIIHFNDYWKDKPPGKGEGYNQFKRFEYFYESRLAEDGHLPSADINFKTWETYLKNYKYSGSRNSQSNWLPSGPSAPSNSAPYQNIGRVNCMAFHPTNPNILWVGTPAGGIWKTTNHGDSWIPMTDNMPNLGVSSIVIDPTNPDIIYWATGDGDGRNTFTIGVLKSVNGGAAWYTTGFTSLLSTQHRIFKMVMHPTDRNTLLIATTNGIWKTTNGGANWTQSSSSWWPDIEYHPTNSSIMYSANWVSGASKIYLSTNGGTSWVAKANISTNLGRIAIAVHPANPDKVIAICTRNDNGGLEGIYESNDLAESFQKIYAVDNAEQNIHGSYFTGSNVSTKGQGGYNNAFIINPKNPQELFVGGVNTWKSLDGGKTWKINTYWVGNSSGVQVVHADKHNFYYHPLLPNRLYDCNDGGLNYTDNNGNNWEDISTGLNISQIYRIGITEQNNKTVMAGLQDNGSKNFSLGSWTDVWGGDGMQCHIDPANENIKYAMSQNAGSMVRTSNNWATRSSILGSHPEKEKGAWITPYILAPHNPKRIYIGMKGFYKTDNNGGTWVKLCDSLPSGLQFRHIVTHPQDTMTFFASTSFVIFKSSDGGQTWNQLINTSPRVITSLKIHEKDPSKMYMTQGNYTNGQHVFQSIDGGNTWSNITFNLPNIPANSIAVHKENDAIFVGTDLGVYLKTDKSNDWILYSNNLPNTIVNDLKINYTANTLWAGTYGRGLWSTIMQFSSGNEDKQIVDGHLKVYPNPGIGDLQMEYNLKQKAEIIISIIDIQGKTLSVNTLDHQNSGAHVYKLPTENLKDGLYFVKLSAGNDQSVIKVMVSGL